In Musa acuminata AAA Group cultivar baxijiao chromosome BXJ3-11, Cavendish_Baxijiao_AAA, whole genome shotgun sequence, one DNA window encodes the following:
- the LOC103972707 gene encoding F-box protein At2g39490-like yields the protein MVKPHLRLFVHKAKKGKETRKLCPLCEAIMRKTKKARWAADLSLSPPSSSFSSSSSGGSGDIIEKDGDDRLTELPDIIRLHILAQLPLQDAIRTGVLSSRWRSLWRHRWPYPTVLDLSPHTVAASADDFVAGVDRFLSARGCGRRIDTLFVALPPGRRYDADIKRWIEYAASCSVEDLRLVVSPSSLAGTSARPGRRLRRQERAAVSSVFFHSVCECSNLTRLALSGLRLWSPSANIKRLSYLEVLDLHAAHVTDAALRRVVAACTLLRSLDLRLCRKLRRIVITANSRLTSLTIVECPRAMEVTVSAPDLRCFRYSGNYLTSYSFDSPKRLEEVCMSSGGPPSCLPPSNWVKTLGGLSNIKVLTLCSLSLQYVAIEGGSATRECNNFRNLRELQLLMGMMTVDNLTNIYTFFRMCKCPRLEKLFIELPTTMNDPYVENYLMVPKEEPPEVDFEYLKIIKINNFNGHRNEMQLVRFLLGKAGVLEPLMVITSKDFMVEEYINTVDGCHDSLDFLQSQLSLFTKASVNAQIILSDRDDNKLIPTHWEVYSKV from the exons ATGGTTAAGCCCCATCTCCGCCTCTTCGTCCATAAAGCCAAGAAGGGCAAAGAGACGCGCAAGCTTTGCCCTCTCTGCGAGGCCATCATGAGGAAGACGAAGAAGGCCCGCTGGGCCGCCGACCTCTCCCTttcccctccctcctcctccttctcctcctcctcctccggcggCAGCGGCGATATCATTGAAAAGGACGGCGACGACCGCCTCACCGAGCTCCCTGACATCATCCGCCTCCACATCCTCGCCCAACTTCCCCTCCAGGACGCCATACGCACCGGCGTCCTCTCCTCCCGGTGGCGCAGCCTCTGGCGCCACCGCTGGCCCTACCCCACCGTCCTCGACCTCTCCCCTCACaccgtcgccgcctccgccgaTGACTTTGTCGCGGGCGTCGACCGGTTCCTCTCCGCGCGCGGCTGCGGGCGCCGGATCGATACCCTCTTCGTCGCCCTCCCCCCCGGCCGCCGATACGACGCCGACATCAAGCGCTGGATCGAGTACGCCGCCTCCTGCAGCGTCGAGGACCTCCGCCTCGTCGTCTCGCCTTCGTCCCTCGCCGGCACCTCCGCCCGCCCCGGCCGGCGTCTCCGGAGACAGGAACGCGCTGCCGTCTCCTCCGTCTTCTTCCACTCCGTCTGCGAGTGCTCCAATCTCACCCGGCTCGCCCTTTCCGGGCTCCGCCTCTGGAGTCCCAGCGCGAACATCAAGCGGCTCTCCTACCTTGAGGTTCTCGACCTCCATGCGGCGCACGTCACCGACGCGGCCCTGAGGAGGGTCGTTGCTGCCTGCACTCTCCTCCGGTCGCTTGATCTCCGGCTCTGCCGTAAGCTCCGTCGGATCGTGATCACTGCCAACAGTCGGCTCACCAGCCTTACGATCGTCGAGTGTCCAAGAGCTATGGAGGTCACGGTCTCAGCGCCGGATCTCCGGTGCTTCAGGTACAGCGGAAATTACCTCACGAGCTACTCCTTTGACAGCCCCAAGAGATTGGAGGAGGTGTGCATGAGCTCGGGCGGCCCTCCATCGTGCCTCCCACCAAGCAATTGGGTGAAGACCCTTGGCGGGCTATCCAACATCAAGGTCTTGACCCTTTGTAGTCTTTCGCTTCAG TACGTCGCGATCGAAGGTGGGAGTGCAACCAGAGAATGCAACAACTTTAGAAACTTGAGAGAGCTGCAGCTGCTGATGGGTATGATGACTGTTGACAATCTAACGAACATATATACCTTCTTTAGGATGTGCAAATGTCCTAGATTGGAGAAACTGTTCATAGAG CTTCCAACCACAATGAATGACCCTTATGTGGAGAACTACCTTATGGTTCCAAAGGAGGAACCTCCGGAGGTTGATTttgagtacctaaaaataataaaaattaataacttcAACGGGCACAGAAATGAGATGCAGTTGGTGAGATTTTTATTGGGAAAGGCTGGTGTTCTTGAGCCTTTAATGGTGATCACTTCCAAGGATTTTATGGTAGAGGAATATATTAATACAGTGGATGGTTGCCATGATTCCTTAGATTTTCTTCAGTCACAACTATCACTCTTTACAAAGGCATCGGTGAATGCACAGATAATTTTGAGTGATCGTGATGATAACAAGCTCATCCCTACTCACTGGGAAGTCTATTCTAAAGTCTAA